Genomic segment of Sulfurovum sp. UBA12169:
TTGCATGAAGAGATACCTATACGTGACGGCACAAAAGCATGTTGCAGCGAATGCGGAGGAGTATTGTACAAATACGACAGCAGGCTCACAGAACATGGCTTGGCGTTAAGTGTCAGCGGACTTATTATGTTTGTTTTGGCCAACATTTTTCCTTTAGTTAAGATAGAAATACTCGGACATGAGCAATTTATTACAATTTCAAAAACTATTTTAAGCCTTTTTGAGAGCGGTTTTTATCTTGTGGGCCTCATTTGTGCTTTTCTTATTTTTGTCTTTCCTTTGATGATATTTTTGATTTACAGTACTCTTTTTGTTTTGCTTAAACTAGAAAGAGGAGAAAAAACGATCAAGGAGCTGCTTGTTTTGCTGTCCCGTATTTTGCCATGGAGCATGAGCGATATATTTTTTGTCAGTATTTTGGTGGCATTGGTTAAGCTTATCGGGTACGCGCAGATACATATAGGGGTTTCTTTTTGGGCGCTGATAGGTTTTGTGGTGCTGGATCTGTATATCACAAAAAACTTGCACATTTACGAGATATGGATGTTGCGAAAACGTACTTTTTCCAAAGAGAGAAGCAATGATAGAGATTGATGAAAAGAAGCTTATCAGATGTCCGGTTTGTGAAGCGGTCAATATTGACAGAGGAACAAACAGTTCTTGCCGCCGCTGCGGATGCACGATCTATAGGCACCAAAAATTTACGACACAAAAAAGCTGGGCATATCTTATAACGGCTATTGTCGCATACATTCCCGCCAATCTTTATCCGATGCTTATTACCAAACAATTCGGATCAGGAGAGAGCAGCACGATTTTGGGCGGCATTGTAATGCTGTGGGAACACGGTTCGTATCCCATCGCTATGGTGATCTTTGTTGCTTCTATTGTTATTCCTGTTTTAAAATTTCTTATTTTAATTTATCTGCTTGTTAGTGTAAAATACCCTTTGGGAAAAGATAAAAAGATCAATAAGCATAAAATGTATTTTTTAACAGAAGCAGTAGGTCCGTGGTCCATGATCGATGTATTTGTTGTTGCTATACTTGCAGCACTTATACACCTTGCCAATATTCAGATCATCGCCGGAACCGCTGCAACCGCATTTGCGCTCTCTGTGTTTTTTACACTTTTGGCTGCCCATGCATTTGATGAACGATTGATTGAAGGAAGAAGTTAAGTGCATAGAATGATAGTGCCGGAATTTGGAGTCAAAAGAATAAAGGAAAAAAGATAGATGCCAAAACAGATACCCGTAATAGAAGAGTCAACAAAATTTAATTTTATCACCTCCATATGGATTGTTCCATTTGTTGCATTGCTTATAGCCGGCTGGCTGGCATTTCAATATTTTGCTCAACTGGGTCCGGAGATTAGGATTATTTTTCCTAAAAATGAAGGTTTGCAAGCCGGACAAAGTCAAATAAAATACAGAGATGTGCCAATAGGCACCGTAAAGAAGATCGAATTGCAAGAAGATGGGGACGGAGTAGTTGTTGTTGCAAGAATGGATAAAAATATTAAAAAATATCTTGATGGCGATACAAAATTTTGGATTGTAAAGCCAGAAGTGGGTTTAGGAGGAGTAAGCGGACTAGACACTTTGATTTCCGGGACTTATATCAAAATGCATAGAGGCAAAGAGGCAACAACAAAAAGGAGATTCAAAGATAAATTTGAAGGACTTAGCCGTGCCTACAAACAAACAGGTGAAGGAGAATTTTTTCAACTCAATGCCCCCTTTTCGTATAATATAACCAAGGGTACTCCGGTTTATTTTAAAAATATTGAAGTGGGCCAAGTGGAGCATGTGACTATTGCGCTTGATGGCAATTCAATTGATTTTGTTGTTTTTATTGAAAATCAATACGCCGCTTATGTGCATGAAGATTCAAAATTCTGGGTGATGAGTGCTTTTGATGTAGATTTTTCCAATGGAAGACTGGACGTCAATATCGCTCCGGTAACCCACTTGATTCATGGAGGCATTGCTTTTTCTTCCATGGGAAAAAATACAGAAGACAAAGTAAGGGATAAGTTTATTTTTCCTCTTTATAAAAATTACAGTATGGCCCAAAACAAGACGGGAAAGGGCGGTAAATCACGCAATATGTTTAAAATTTTTGTTGAAAAATCCATTGCCAAGCTGAAAGCAAATGCTTCGGTTCGTTATGACGGTTTTGATGTGGGGGAGGTCAAAGAGGTAAAGACATCTTACGACGCCCAAACGCACAAGATGACCGGAAGTGTTTTGCTGCAGATTGATACTTCGTTTTTTGAAGACGAAAAAGATCAAAATCTTTCAGGAAAGAACAATTTTTATAAGGCAGTAGAAGAGGGTTTGCGTGCAAAAATTACATCGTCAGATCCGTTGACGGGAATGCTTTATGTGGATTTGATTTTTGAAAAAAATGCGACCAATCAAAAAATAATACAAAAAGAGCATTATGCGGTATTGCCTACGGTAGAGCCTGATGATTCAGACATCATAGGTTCGGTGCAAAATGTATTGGCAAAACTTAATGCTTTGCCGTTAGAAAAATTGCTTACATCAGTTAACAATGTTGTTGATGATAATGCTGAGCCTTTACATCAAGTGATGGTTGATCTTCAAAAAACGGTAAGCAATCTCAATGCGATGACAGACCAAAAATCGTTCAAAGCAATGCCTGATGAACTCACACAAACAATGCAAGAACTCACCAGAACCCTTAAGGCTACCAGACAGCTGGTGAAGGGATACGATAAGGATTCACTGCTAACGCAGCAGATCGCACAGACGTTGAAAGTGGTAGCGGAAACATCTAAAGAGATGCAAGAGTTTATAAGAATGCTAAACAGAAAGCCTACCTCAATGATATTTGGAGACAAATAATGAAAGAAATAGTTATAAAAAGATCAGTATGGTTTGCGGTGATACTAATGATGATGCATGGATGTGTGACAACGGGCAGTTATTATGTTCTCTCAACGGTACCCTCACCTGCAGCAACGTATATGCAAAACAAAAAAACAATAGGTATTGAAAAGATAAGTGTTCCCAAATATCTTTTTAAAAGAGAGATAGCGATAGCCAAATCAAACAGTGAAGTGGTTTTTTTGAACGACGGCACATGGGCAGAGGATATGAATGAAGGTTTGACACATCGGCTTATCGGTTTCATCCAAAAAAAGTTTCACCAGCCTCAAGTTTACGCCTATCCATGGGGGGTAGATACGCAGCCAAACATTAAAGTACGGGTACAAATTACACGCTATATCGCGCAAGGGAATTTTGTATACCTTGATGCCAATTGGCACATTGAAGATTTGCAAACACACAAAAGTGATGCGCAATTGTTTAGTGTTAGCGTCCCGACAAAACATGATACTAAAAATATAGTAGATGCGATGGATAAAGCATTTGGAAAACTTGAAGAGGATATTGCAAAGGGTATTCATCGCTTTTAATTTTTTAATATCCGATAAATAAAAAACTATATTTATCGACCCCGCTGCGGGATCTCTGTCGTGGGTAAAGAATAAATTTTATAGTTATGTTACAATAACGTCCGTATGGAATTTAAATGAAGGAATTAAATGTCGCTTTTAAATCTATTCAAAATTATTTGTTTATCTTTTTTTGTATTGACTGTTGCGGCACCGGGTGCAAATAAGGATTTTAAAATATATGAGATAGAGTCCGGACAGGTGCTTTATGAGTTGAGCGGGGGCGGACAGCTTACCCGGGAGACAAATCTTACTGTTTCTGGAAAAGCTCGTTTGCGTTTTAAAGAGTGGGGGGCTGTTGCGCTGGTTGAGGAGAGAGGCGCTGTAACGGCGGCTGGAGCGATCAGAGAGAAGCAGGCTTTTCGCAGTTTGGTCAAGCAGGAAAAAGATACAACACTTCACGCCTATTATAAAACTGAAAAAGTTTTGGAACGAAAAAGCAGCAGTAAATACAGTGTCCACGGAGAGGCCCAAATTCGAAATTTGAAAAAAACCGGAACAATGGAAATAGCCGGTTTGTCATGTGATGTATGGGAGGGGCCGGGAATAAAAAAGTGTCTTTACGAAGGAGTGCCCCTTTTGCTTGAAATCCGACTTCACGGTATTGCATATACCAAAAAAGCTTCCGATGTAAATTTTGATATTAATGTTTCAGATGACAAATGTACGGTGCCGGATTTTTCCATAGAAGAATTTGGTCTTATCAGAGGGATTGGTATGACAAAAAACAAACGCAAACCTAAAGAGGTTATTGAGATATTTAAAGATATATTAAAGGGTAATTTTGTGGTCAGCGGGATGGATGTAAACGATACAAATCAAAGCAGTGATAAGACAAAAATAGAATTTCTCAATCGTGTGGGGCAAAGTATGCATGAAAATCAAAAAGAACGTTTGCCTCAATTACTTCTTAGTTTAGAAAAAAGCAGAGAATGCATACAGCGTGTCGAGAGCCTCAGGGAGGCTAACGAATGTATCAGGGAACTTAGAGCTATTAAAAAAGAAATGGGAGAAAAAATGCCTTTTATCTATTTTTGGAATGATAAGGAAGAAAATGCCCACCTTGAGAGAATGGATAAAGAGATTTCAAACTTAAAATCGAGGATGTCATGCATTAGTCGCGCACAAAATATCACAGAACTTTCTGCATGTATGAAATAGTCTTGTGAAATTTTATCGTATTTATATAGAACTTACTAATGTGTGTGGTTTGCATTGCAGTTTTTGTCCTACGAAAAATTTGCCTTCAAAACACATGGATCTCATTTTCTTTGAATCCATCATAGAGCAGGCAAAAGCTTACACAAAAGAGATAGCCTGTCACGTGGTGGGTGATCCGTTGACACTCTCAAATCTTTATGACTATCTGGAAATTATCCATAAGCATGGCCTCAAAGCGATACTTACGACCAGCGGATATTTTCTTAAAAAGCATACATACAATACACTTTTCCATCCGTGCGTAAAGCAGATCAATCTATCGCTTAACAGTTTCAATAAAAATGATACAGCCCTGACATTTGATCAGTATATTGCTCCCATCTTGGATCTATGCGAGGCAAAGCTCAAAAGAACAGAGGAGCTGTTTATCAATCTTCGAATATGGAATCTCGATGAGGCGATGAGTGAGCGCAATTTTAATCAAATGCTTTTTGGGGCTTTTTCTGAACATTTCAATTTTACACTTGATTTGGATGCTGTCTGTCGGGAGCGCCCCAAATCA
This window contains:
- a CDS encoding paraquat-inducible membrane protein A — translated: MILENEDALDHYIICRKCHTLHEEIPIRDGTKACCSECGGVLYKYDSRLTEHGLALSVSGLIMFVLANIFPLVKIEILGHEQFITISKTILSLFESGFYLVGLICAFLIFVFPLMIFLIYSTLFVLLKLERGEKTIKELLVLLSRILPWSMSDIFFVSILVALVKLIGYAQIHIGVSFWALIGFVVLDLYITKNLHIYEIWMLRKRTFSKERSNDRD
- a CDS encoding paraquat-inducible membrane protein A is translated as MIEIDEKKLIRCPVCEAVNIDRGTNSSCRRCGCTIYRHQKFTTQKSWAYLITAIVAYIPANLYPMLITKQFGSGESSTILGGIVMLWEHGSYPIAMVIFVASIVIPVLKFLILIYLLVSVKYPLGKDKKINKHKMYFLTEAVGPWSMIDVFVVAILAALIHLANIQIIAGTAATAFALSVFFTLLAAHAFDERLIEGRS
- a CDS encoding radical SAM protein, whose protein sequence is MKFYRIYIELTNVCGLHCSFCPTKNLPSKHMDLIFFESIIEQAKAYTKEIACHVVGDPLTLSNLYDYLEIIHKHGLKAILTTSGYFLKKHTYNTLFHPCVKQINLSLNSFNKNDTALTFDQYIAPILDLCEAKLKRTEELFINLRIWNLDEAMSERNFNQMLFGAFSEHFNFTLDLDAVCRERPKSIRLAPKIRLHFDTYFEWPSLKNQNYGDGTCQGLQSHIAILAGGKVVPCCLDCDGVMELGDLHKQSLKEIVNSSRALEIAAGFKENRATEELCQKCSYKKRFESKVSFL